A stretch of Miscanthus floridulus cultivar M001 chromosome 13, ASM1932011v1, whole genome shotgun sequence DNA encodes these proteins:
- the LOC136500637 gene encoding uncharacterized protein isoform X1 → MEPAGARKEWRAVPDSSLRSNGAEDAAEHGKLGQQEDRAIYEEGAGGLEDFCAITIDGSGGLSEDILKQRLQSLARQREELQQVEIELRAQAIAHPQIIEAQQSFQAAAKEHAAAVAKIKEQLHEREQYILELEMKLNDKDRELNALKIDHQTVWANQDLIREQTKELATVRRERDNSEAERAQHLKQIHELQELLREKESQFIALEEQHRAAQDNILYKDEQLREAHAWVSQVREMDALQSQSLQVELRERMEQFNQYWISFQQQYAEMQRSLLHTIQLLQQELAEARERSGAQKDGPQVSREGSAESSHVQSIANSVASNGSATADGNQQLLKNNGSVDASVKGNNASAVPVPSLLGIGGPAAHIAAMHSFMIHPQGIPQPLASPDSGVPQFGSFQSQSTIQPNSHWPNQQEVQNVSQPQHETNYQTSQSDQTALQQGSISTDDLSSKPSQGIHPDHLNAHGKQQQRPASAPTESTDELTVGETNVAELVTYDEQQKALKEQDSLSNMNSHIGRVEHEEQNTESKVSMDERAASDKQPEPVSRQHKPSSFPPSTTQIHLKNSATENPNVVNQVDTMKSVAGGFGSQLPHVPKEPALLDERSVLACIVRAVPAGPEGGIRISSTLPNRLGKMLAPLHWHDYKKQYGKLDDFVASHPELFVIEGDFIHLREGAQQIISATTAAAKIAAATASSSPYSSLLPSVAVTPVAQSTRQKRGPAVDSRSSNTIPSGNGFTDQFNIIQGVSDVTISGKVRNTQDNGFLDEVRTGQPSMLTAAANGARHNKGANNIRHGYGGKQQGRSTGTAYLSRR, encoded by the exons ATGGAGCCCGCGGGGGCGCGCAAGGAGTGGCGCGCCGTCCCCGACTCCTCGCTCCGCTCCAATGGCGCCGAG GATGCAGCGGAGCACGGGAAGCTGGGGCAGCAGGAGGACCGAGCTATCTACGAG GAAGGGGCAGGTGGACTGGAGGACTTCTGCGCCATCACCATTGATGGGAGCGGAGGGCTCAGCGAGGACATCCTGAAGCAGCGCCTGCAGAGCCTCGCGCGGCAGCGGGAGGAGCTGCAGCAGGTCGAGATCGAGCTGCGTGCGCAGGCCATCGCACACCCGCAGATCATCGAGGCGCAACAAAGCTTCCAGGCGGCTGCCAAGGAGCATGCTGCAGCTGTGGCAAAGATCAAG GAGCAACTGCATGAGCGGGAGCAGTACATTCTTGAACTAGAAATGAAACTCAATGACAAGGATAGAGAACTAAATGCTCTGAAGATCGATCATCAAACG GTGTGGGCAAATCAAGATCTTATTAGAGAACAGACCAAAGAGCTGGCAACTGTCAG AAGGGAACGTGACAACTCTGAAGCTGAAAGAGCCCAACATCTTAAACAAATTCATGAGCTCCAAGAACTTCTGCGTGAAAAAGAAAGCCAGTTCATTGCATTAGAGGAACAG CATAGGGCTGCTCAAGACAACATTCTTTACAAAGATGAGCAGTTGAGGGAAGCCCATGCTTGGGTTTCTCAAGTTCGAGAAATGGATGCTTTGCAGTCTCAATCCCTACAAGTTGAGTTACGTGAGCGCATGGAGCAATTTAATCAATATTGGATTAGCTTCCAGCAGCAG TATGCTGAAATGCAGCGGAGCCTTCTCCATACAATACAACTACTCCAGCAAGAATTAGCTGAGGCAAGGGAACGGTCTGGTGCACAAAAAGATGGTCCGCAAGTTTCTCGGGAGGGGTCAGCTGAATCATCACATGTTCAAAGCATAGCAAACAGCGTGGCTTCAAATGGTAGTGCAACTGCAGATGGGAACCAGCAATTGTTGAAAAATAATGGAAGTGTGGATGCCTCTGTTAAG GGAAATAATGCCTCAGCTGTACCTGTTCCATCTCTACTGGGAATAGGTGGTCCGGCTGCGCATATTGCTGCGATGCATTCTTTTATGATTCATCCTCAAGGCATTCCTCAACCTTTAGCATCGCCCGACTCTGGCGTTCCTCAGTTTGGCAGTTTTCAGTCGCAGTCTACGATTCAACCAAACTCACATTGGCCCAATCAGCAG GAAGTACAAAATGTCTCACAACCGCAACATGAAACAAACTATCAGACATCCCAATCAGACCAGACTGCATTACAACAAGGCTCTATTAGTACTGATGATCTGTCCTCAAAGCCAAGTCAGGGTATCCATCCAGACCATCTTAATGCTCATGGGAAACAACAGCAGAGGCCTGCAAGTGCACCTACTGAATCAACTGATGAACTTACA gTTGGTGAAACGAATGTAGCTGAACTTGTAACTTATGATGAGCAGCAAAAAGCCTTAAAAGAACAGGATTCATTGTCAAATATGAACAGCCATATTGGAAGAGTTGAGCACGAAGAGCAGAATACTGAATCAAAGGTTTCTATG GATGAAAGAGCTGCATCTGACAAGCAGCCTGAGCCTGTATCTAGACAGCATAAACCTTCGAGCTTTCCTCCGTCAACTACCCAGATTCACTTGAAAAACAGTGCAACAGAGAATCCTAATGTTGTAAATCAGGTTGATACAATGAAATCAGTTGCCGGTGGTTTTGGTTCACAATTACCCCATGTACCAAAGGAACCTGCTCTCCTAGATGAGAGATCTGTATTGGCTTGCATTGTACGTGCAGTTCCTGCTGGACCTGAGGGTGGAATCAGGATTAGTTCAACT CTGCCAAATAGGCTTGGGAAAATGTTGGCTCCTCTTCACTGGCATGACTATAAGAAGCAATATGGGAAGCTTGATGATTTTGTGGCTAGTCATCCAGAG CTGTTTGTGATTGAGGGAGACTTCATTCACCTTCGTGAAGGAGCACAACAGATCATTTCTGCTACTACAGCTGCTGCAAAAATAGCTGCTGCTACAGCATCTTCTTCCCCTTACTCGTCCTTGCTGCCTTCAGTTGCCGTTACTCCTGTGGcacaaagcactcggcaaaaaagggggCCTGCAGTTGATTCCAGATCATCAAATACAATTCCCTCTGGAAATGGCTTCACAGATCAATTTAACATCATTCAGGGGGTTAGTGACGTAACAATTTCAGGCAAAGTAAGAAACACCCAAGATAATGGCTTCTTAGATGAAGTTCGAACTGGGCAGCCATCTATGCTCACAGCTGCTGCCAATGGTGCAAGACACAACAAAGGTGCAAATAATATCAGACATGGTTATGGAGGAAAGCAACAGGGGAG GTCAACTGGGACAGCATACCTTTCCAGAAGATGA
- the LOC136500637 gene encoding uncharacterized protein isoform X2: MEPAGARKEWRAVPDSSLRSNGAEDAAEHGKLGQQEDRAIYEEGAGGLEDFCAITIDGSGGLSEDILKQRLQSLARQREELQQVEIELRAQAIAHPQIIEAQQSFQAAAKEHAAAVAKIKEQLHEREQYILELEMKLNDKDRELNALKIDHQTVWANQDLIREQTKELATVRRERDNSEAERAQHLKQIHELQELLREKESQFIALEEQHRAAQDNILYKDEQLREAHAWVSQVREMDALQSQSLQVELRERMEQFNQYWISFQQQYAEMQRSLLHTIQLLQQELAEARERSGAQKDGPQVSREGSAESSHVQSIANSVASNGSATADGNQQLLKNNGSVDASVKGNNASAVPVPSLLGIGGPAAHIAAMHSFMIHPQGIPQPLASPDSGVPQFGSFQSQSTIQPNSHWPNQQEVQNVSQPQHETNYQTSQSDQTALQQGSISTDDLSSKPSQGIHPDHLNAHGKQQQRPASAPTESTDELTVGETNVAELVTYDEQQKALKEQDSLSNMNSHIGRVEHEEQNTESKDERAASDKQPEPVSRQHKPSSFPPSTTQIHLKNSATENPNVVNQVDTMKSVAGGFGSQLPHVPKEPALLDERSVLACIVRAVPAGPEGGIRISSTLPNRLGKMLAPLHWHDYKKQYGKLDDFVASHPELFVIEGDFIHLREGAQQIISATTAAAKIAAATASSSPYSSLLPSVAVTPVAQSTRQKRGPAVDSRSSNTIPSGNGFTDQFNIIQGVSDVTISGKVRNTQDNGFLDEVRTGQPSMLTAAANGARHNKGANNIRHGYGGKQQGRSTGTAYLSRR; encoded by the exons ATGGAGCCCGCGGGGGCGCGCAAGGAGTGGCGCGCCGTCCCCGACTCCTCGCTCCGCTCCAATGGCGCCGAG GATGCAGCGGAGCACGGGAAGCTGGGGCAGCAGGAGGACCGAGCTATCTACGAG GAAGGGGCAGGTGGACTGGAGGACTTCTGCGCCATCACCATTGATGGGAGCGGAGGGCTCAGCGAGGACATCCTGAAGCAGCGCCTGCAGAGCCTCGCGCGGCAGCGGGAGGAGCTGCAGCAGGTCGAGATCGAGCTGCGTGCGCAGGCCATCGCACACCCGCAGATCATCGAGGCGCAACAAAGCTTCCAGGCGGCTGCCAAGGAGCATGCTGCAGCTGTGGCAAAGATCAAG GAGCAACTGCATGAGCGGGAGCAGTACATTCTTGAACTAGAAATGAAACTCAATGACAAGGATAGAGAACTAAATGCTCTGAAGATCGATCATCAAACG GTGTGGGCAAATCAAGATCTTATTAGAGAACAGACCAAAGAGCTGGCAACTGTCAG AAGGGAACGTGACAACTCTGAAGCTGAAAGAGCCCAACATCTTAAACAAATTCATGAGCTCCAAGAACTTCTGCGTGAAAAAGAAAGCCAGTTCATTGCATTAGAGGAACAG CATAGGGCTGCTCAAGACAACATTCTTTACAAAGATGAGCAGTTGAGGGAAGCCCATGCTTGGGTTTCTCAAGTTCGAGAAATGGATGCTTTGCAGTCTCAATCCCTACAAGTTGAGTTACGTGAGCGCATGGAGCAATTTAATCAATATTGGATTAGCTTCCAGCAGCAG TATGCTGAAATGCAGCGGAGCCTTCTCCATACAATACAACTACTCCAGCAAGAATTAGCTGAGGCAAGGGAACGGTCTGGTGCACAAAAAGATGGTCCGCAAGTTTCTCGGGAGGGGTCAGCTGAATCATCACATGTTCAAAGCATAGCAAACAGCGTGGCTTCAAATGGTAGTGCAACTGCAGATGGGAACCAGCAATTGTTGAAAAATAATGGAAGTGTGGATGCCTCTGTTAAG GGAAATAATGCCTCAGCTGTACCTGTTCCATCTCTACTGGGAATAGGTGGTCCGGCTGCGCATATTGCTGCGATGCATTCTTTTATGATTCATCCTCAAGGCATTCCTCAACCTTTAGCATCGCCCGACTCTGGCGTTCCTCAGTTTGGCAGTTTTCAGTCGCAGTCTACGATTCAACCAAACTCACATTGGCCCAATCAGCAG GAAGTACAAAATGTCTCACAACCGCAACATGAAACAAACTATCAGACATCCCAATCAGACCAGACTGCATTACAACAAGGCTCTATTAGTACTGATGATCTGTCCTCAAAGCCAAGTCAGGGTATCCATCCAGACCATCTTAATGCTCATGGGAAACAACAGCAGAGGCCTGCAAGTGCACCTACTGAATCAACTGATGAACTTACA gTTGGTGAAACGAATGTAGCTGAACTTGTAACTTATGATGAGCAGCAAAAAGCCTTAAAAGAACAGGATTCATTGTCAAATATGAACAGCCATATTGGAAGAGTTGAGCACGAAGAGCAGAATACTGAATCAAAG GATGAAAGAGCTGCATCTGACAAGCAGCCTGAGCCTGTATCTAGACAGCATAAACCTTCGAGCTTTCCTCCGTCAACTACCCAGATTCACTTGAAAAACAGTGCAACAGAGAATCCTAATGTTGTAAATCAGGTTGATACAATGAAATCAGTTGCCGGTGGTTTTGGTTCACAATTACCCCATGTACCAAAGGAACCTGCTCTCCTAGATGAGAGATCTGTATTGGCTTGCATTGTACGTGCAGTTCCTGCTGGACCTGAGGGTGGAATCAGGATTAGTTCAACT CTGCCAAATAGGCTTGGGAAAATGTTGGCTCCTCTTCACTGGCATGACTATAAGAAGCAATATGGGAAGCTTGATGATTTTGTGGCTAGTCATCCAGAG CTGTTTGTGATTGAGGGAGACTTCATTCACCTTCGTGAAGGAGCACAACAGATCATTTCTGCTACTACAGCTGCTGCAAAAATAGCTGCTGCTACAGCATCTTCTTCCCCTTACTCGTCCTTGCTGCCTTCAGTTGCCGTTACTCCTGTGGcacaaagcactcggcaaaaaagggggCCTGCAGTTGATTCCAGATCATCAAATACAATTCCCTCTGGAAATGGCTTCACAGATCAATTTAACATCATTCAGGGGGTTAGTGACGTAACAATTTCAGGCAAAGTAAGAAACACCCAAGATAATGGCTTCTTAGATGAAGTTCGAACTGGGCAGCCATCTATGCTCACAGCTGCTGCCAATGGTGCAAGACACAACAAAGGTGCAAATAATATCAGACATGGTTATGGAGGAAAGCAACAGGGGAG GTCAACTGGGACAGCATACCTTTCCAGAAGATGA